A stretch of the Argentina anserina chromosome 6, drPotAnse1.1, whole genome shotgun sequence genome encodes the following:
- the LOC126798287 gene encoding uncharacterized protein LOC126798287 isoform X2 — translation MPPTPSPTPKRVNFSPLPSPCLNKVSGSPGPSSSKTKSTIKGLLPKLSFKYQNTTSEIRKAATLALGGTPTATREKPIISRTFSLSKLLTPRLKNTSSLPPTPISHSNPESMHGRNSIDLKGGKQLPIHRSHSVPVLNKDGSVCLGGVIRVIPSTPRAMERTVSITSCTSPKNDNDGSDDDGEDIAEEEAVCRICLVELGEGAETLKMECSCKGDLALAHQECAIKWFSIKGNKTCDVCKQEVQNLSVTLLRIQNVQERNLRGNRALQPEVTQYRVWQDVPILVIVSMLAYFCFLEQLLVGKMGSGAIALSLPFSCILGLLASMTATTMVKRKFVWVYATIQFFLVVLSAHLLYSLIHMQAVLSVLLATFTGFGVTMCGNSIIVEALGWRERWISRSNQQHSTAAVTQPNQPQQTEATPQPLENETQQAVAVHGS, via the exons CCCATTACCCAGCCCTTGTTTAAACAAAGTCAGTGGATCTCCAGGTCCCTCATCCTCAAAAACCAAGTCAACCATAAAAGGCCTCCTTCCAAAACTAAGTTTCAAGTATCAGAACACGACTTCAGAGATTCGGAAGGCTGCTACTCTTGCACTCGGAGGTACACCTACAGCGACCCGTGAGAAGCCTATAATTTCTAGGACATTTTCCCTTTCAAAGCTTTTAACACCTAGATTGAAGAATACGTCATCCTTGCCTCCAACCCCAATATCTCACTCAAATCCAGAGTCTATGCATGGAAGGAACTCAATTGATCTG AAAGGAGGAAAACAACTGCCTATTCATCGTTCACATTCAGTCCCTGTGCTTAATAAAGATGGGAGTGTATGTCTAGGTGGTGTCATTCGAGTAATTCCTTCCACACCACGAGCGATGGAGAGAACTGTATCAATAACTTCATGCACCTCCCCGAAAAATGACAATG ATGgaagtgatgatgatggtgaagaTATTGCCGAAGAAGAAGCTGTTTGTCGAATTTGCTTAGTTGAACTGGGGGAAGGTGCTGAGACCCTCAAGATGGAATGCAGCTGTAAAGGTGACCTCGCTCTGGCCCACCAAGAGTGTGCTATAAAATGGTTCAGCATCAAAGGTAATAAAACATGTGATGTGTGCAAGCAAGAGGTCCAGAACCTATCTGTTACGCTTTTACGAATTCAAAATGTTCAAGAACGTAATCTACGAGGAAACAGAGCACTGCAGCCTGAGGTTACTCAATATAG GGTTTGGCAGGATGTTCCCATCCTCGTCATAGTTAGCATGCTCGCATACTTCTGTTTTCTTGAGCAGCTTCTG GTAGGAAAAATGGGATCAGGTGCGATTGCGctctctcttcctttttccTGTATATTGGGTCTTTTGGCATCCATGACAGCAACCACAATGG tgaaaagaaaatttgtcTGGGTTTATGCAACTATTCAGTTTTTTCTGGTGGTTCTCTCAGCTCATCTACTTTATTCATTG ATTCACATGCAGGCAGTTCTGTCAGTTCTTCTTGCCACGTTTACAGGGTTTGGAGTTACAATGTGTGGGAATTCTATTATTGTTGAGGCTTTGGGATGGAGGGAAAGATGGATTTCTCGGTCAAATCAACAGCATAGTACTGCTGCAGTGACACAGCCAAATCAACCACAACAAACAGAAGCAACTCCTCAGCCGCTTGAAAATGAAACACAACAAGCTGTAGCTGTTCATGGAAGCTGA